The following is a genomic window from Tachysurus fulvidraco isolate hzauxx_2018 chromosome 24, HZAU_PFXX_2.0, whole genome shotgun sequence.
CTGCTGAAAGTCACTGATAAAAGAAGCCTCGGGGGAGTTTAATCGTCAGAGGTTTAAAAAGTGTGATTATACACTGAAAATTCAACAGTACAACCTAGCagtgtaaaaacacatttagcaAGGTCACTTTCACTGAGGTTATGAGCTACCAATGTGCAAATACAAAGGCACTTCTATGACAGTCATTAACACGCAACACAAGCTGTTTCCTTTGAAAACACAGCGTTAGATGTTTATTCTTTATACGATTTATTATGATCTTTCTTAGTGCACTCAGATGTGTTGAAATTGTTCTTTGTAAATGCACCTGTGCTACAAATGAAGCATTTAGAGATAAGGATttgtgaaaaacaacaacattgtttTAATGTACTAACCGTCTTTTGCCGATGCATGCACTCATAGAAATCTTCAAACTCGAGTTTGCATTCTTTCTTAGCACGGGTGTGACCGATGCCATGGCCACACTCGATCCACTCCTTCTCAAAGGCATGGCAGCGTGCGGCTCTCTTGTAAGGCTGCTCTCCGCTCTGGGCCAGGATCCAGTGGTCCAAATTTATTCCCAGCCTAGACTGAAGGTCAACGAACGGCATGGTTCTACAACATAAAAATGTGTAATGagtttaaatacacaaacatgaaaTCAAGCACTACATATCTGTATCAAATGATCTCAAGATTtgttttagaataaaaatgtgGATATATGCAATGCCATGGACTACAGAATGACAATATCCACCTGAAGTGAAATTTAGCCCTTGCTTCATCTCTACCTAAAGTGtgtgatgcagcagcgctttagtGCTCTGTTGAGACCAGCTGTCACCTCCTCATCTGTTTTTATAAGCTTTAACTTGTCATAATGACACACTGTCGTGTACATtagcaataaatataataaacaaatactccattaatcaattaatcaagGGCTTATTAGCTACAAAACGCATTCCCTGActaatatatacacattagCATATAGCTAACTAGCACTTAGCAATGCTAACGTACACAACATTTGACCTAAACATTCACAGCACACCGCATGTTTATACAATAACGTGCCGCCATGGAAGCTTTCTGTTCCACAGTTAATATAATGGCGATCTATAAAGCGGctggttttatattttaaaataagaaaaatagtCACCGTGTTCTTAGGGATCACTTTAACCTTTTCCAAACCCACCACAGTTCACTGACGGCTTACCGTAAATCAGTTCCGGAGATGCATTATTTGCGACATTGCTGCAAAGCTGGTCAAGACGTTGCCACGCCAGCGCTAACGGAAGATGGCGCTGTgggaaaatttaatttaatttaatttattccgttctattctattctattctattctattctattctattctattctattctattctattcttttttattttattttatttcattctattttgggttttttttaaatttaattaaattaaattaaattaaattaaattaaatttaatttaattttgttttgttttattatttttttatttagtatataATGTTACTTTTGATGTTAGATTGCATTACATTATGATGTCTAAGTGACAGACTCATAGGACTCCTCTCCCCTGGGTAATAATTGCAACATAGGTAGCAGGAGATCAAGACCTACAGTAGATCGATCATGATACGGTGTCCATTAGAGTAGACTTTTAGCCAAGGATGCATGGTGCACTGCTGTGTAGGATTCCACTACAATCATCGAAACATGAAGTGCCCTATTGATGCACTTTTAGCAAAGAAAATAACATGAAGTTCTTTGTAGGTGCTCCTAATTGTATGAAAATGCCCTCTAGGGTACCTCTATAGTAGGAACAGTCGTTAGGcataacataatattttttttttcctatatgCATGTAGGAGGTGACCTTTttattaatccatccatcctcacCACTGTCCCGATGAGAGCCGGCAACCTCCCAGTCTGGGATTTGTCATGATGTGGGACATTAAAATGAAAGTTGAGcaggtttattttgttattgggTAGTGTTTGGGTTATGTTTGTCTGTAAACAGTGACTAAgtatgcacatatacacaatatTATGCTACATAGAGGCAGAATATGTATTTATTGCACAATATTATCAGTCTATATTTGGGAAATCTAAGACATCCTGGAAATTTCAGCTTTGGTTTCATGGTCACTGAACTCCTTACTCTTACTGTTCTAACTTCTCTAATACCTCGAACATGGTTAATCAAAAAGTTAGCCAACTTAATTTGAACTATTTTCATTTTAAGCCGGAGCTTACTGTCACACTACTCCGAGAAAATCTGCAGGAAATCTTGAGAGTGTaagcaaaaaaagacaaaattgtTGCAACACAATTTTTTATTCTCAGTTAAATCCCCTTGCCATGTTTTGAGGCATGAACAGTGCAAGAAAGACATGTTTTTAATACCGTTTTCATAACAGTATTAATTAGGTTGTATTTACTGTTTAATCAAAGGGTTTTCTCTAGGTTCAGCACATTACCACACTATAGCATAAATGCTGTCTCAACTGGATCATATTTCCAGGACTGCTATTGTAAGAAAGACCCcaatttattacataataataacattcaTCAGTTTAGAATTTAAGTTTTTATAATTAAAGACCAATAAGAagcaaaaatgcagcatatgaaaaaagtataatattcaaatacattccacaataataaacaaacagtataCAATCAAACAGTTTGtcattaaaagaaattaaatcagATGGATCCTACTTATACAGATAAGACTAGCTTTCAGGGCAATGACAAATACTGGTATAAAGTGCAAGAAGCTgatgatttgtttaaatttattattcAGATACGCTCAAGTCCAAACACGTTGCAAGGAGTCCATGATAATACAAGGCTTTATTACCAAAAAAAGTGCATCTGGTGGTCTGTCTGACTGCAGATGCTTTAAATCTTTGCTATTTAATACAAACTCACAaatcactcacacgcacacatagtGTTGTCAGTGGGAAAGGGACTGAAAGCATGATGGAGAGTTTGTCTCAAAGGCTGGCAGACAATGATTAAGCTGGAACTGTCTGCTTAAGAAGTGATTAGTTCTTACTTAAACCACAGCGCTGTTAGATTTGTACATCAGATTGGTTAGAATTCGTTCTTATTGGAAAACATATTATACTTGCAGCCACTCCACATcaacagatttaaaaagaacATATAATTGTTGATAAGTGTGAAGTGTCCTAGCAATTTTGGGGGGGGGGAAAGTCCCTGGTGTTCAAATTTAGAGACGTTTTCCCCCACAGaacacaggaaagtcttcaaaattataaatggataaaatgtatgttgttctttaataaacataaatacaaattgtaattgctggcaaattgctgtggtataagaggaatagaACACCTCAGGAAATACTTAGGAAAATTATCATGACCAGATTCCCTGTCATTGCTTATTCCCCATGATGatggtgttttttctttctttcttacgcATCAGTGCCTCTCTTCCAGCACTGAACTTCCTTCTCTGTGCAAGTGAGACTCACGTGCGAGTCCGTATACATCTTATCACTGTGCAAACTTGGTCAGTGCAACTACTACATACTATACTTGTATCCTTGTATACATGTGTGggtcatgcatacatacacatgcatacagcAAATGATACAATTTCCAGGTTgctttgttataaataaaaataactgacatacacacactcccaacATACATAAAAATTACAGTCCATATATAGACCCTTTTCAGAGTCCTTCACAAATTGTAAATTTGTGCTTGATACTATTTTAAGTATTACTTGTCTggcattatttttctttagtcGTTCCTGACAGGAATTCTTGCCGTAATGATTTCTATTGACTTATTTTTGCTTTGATAGCCAAGGCATTTTTTGCACTAGttagtgaatgaatgattaacaGTATGAATCATAGAGGTAGAGCCCTGTCAGTAATTTAAATGAGACGGACAGAACAACAGACAGACCCTATGCCACAAAAATTCCCCAGAGAGCATGTAATTTGTTTTActtgttatattaaaaaaaaaatacaaaaaaaaacagtcaaagcTCTCTGGTCCTTTCAGACAGAAAGGATGATGTTATCTGGGCAGTGCAGGCCGTCTGTGGAGTTCTGGGCTCGGCAGGTGGGCTGAGGTGGAGGGTTTGGAGAGTCGCAGTCCTCTGATGTGAGCTCGGCGATGTCGTCTGACTGCGTATCTGATGTCTCCAGATCGCTCCGGATGCTCTCGGGCTGAGCCAGCGTCACGTCACCGAGCCCCTCTCTGAGCGAGCCTCCTGATGAAAGCCCCAGAGACGAGCGGGATAAAACCCGCCCTCGATGAGAGCTGCAGTCTTGAGGCTCTTCCGCCGAGGCAGCAGCCATGGCACAGGCACGGGGAGCCAGATCCTCCTCACTGGTTAAACACAGATGGCTGGGTTTGGTTTCAATGTCCACCTGAATCTCCAGGTTTGTGCCTTCTCTGTAAACACAAATCTAGTATAAGTGACACAAATCAAAATGGTCTTCGACAGTTACAAGTTTTATTGAGCTCAGTTTCTTCAAATGCAGCGTCTATATATGCCGAGAGCAAAAGTTACAGTCTACTGTAGTATTGCTGACAGAAGGATCAAAAACAACTGCTTCAAAAATCGATCTATAAAAATAGAGCTGTTAAATATAAGGCACGAGTCTATCCTTCAGCGagacaacaacataaacaagatgATGTCAAATTAAAAATAGACTACGATTTGTCATGATTTGGCTGATCTTTAGGGAGGTCGATCCTTCCCCTCCTAGCCCACAATGTTTTTTGAAGGAAAAGTTAAACGTAAACAAGACTAAGCACACGTTGTTCCAACAAAGCACAAATTACATAAAATGTTTGCTTTGCACAAATTTAGTGggtttggtttctttttttttttagtttgtacGAACATTCCTGTTTGCCATGTACCCAAAAAGaacccaaaacaacaacaacaacaacaaagattCTAtcgaagagagtgtgtgagacaatgCACCGATTAACTGTAATAGTTTTATAATCGAGTAATTAATAGAGACTAGATTTTAGCCTTTACATAGAATATAACCAACCATCACCGCACAAAGGATATCTGTAATCTTGTGGGcaaatataaatgcaataaatctaaatcatatttacttatataataatatttacattacattgagaaagagagataccaacaaacaaaatcaaaatgtgAACACTGTATTATCCCTGCTTACTGAAAATCTTTGCTCCATGTTTCATCAGTAGATATGTTAAATTTTATCAGGCTCTTGCCATGACAGCACATTAAAATCAAACCCAGACAATGTAGCAGCAGACTGATGAGCAGCAATGAATCACACATACCTATCGGGTATCGTGTATGAGGAGGTAATGGATCCCGCCATGCCTCGAGTGCTTGCGCAGTCACTGGCTGCTCCCAAGCTTCCAGTCTCTCTGTGTCCTCCTTCCTTTCCAATCTCAGTCCCCTGAACCTCCAGCCTGAAACATCGACATAGTTAAATTAGTGTAAAACTGACCTAAAAGTTATTAGGGCTCGTCTTGTCAACATTTGAATCGAATGCGCTATATTAGGTTAACAAAAAAGACTCTGGCACAcctgctgtattttcctgtccGCGCTCCAAGAGCTCCTCCAGCTAGTGTGTTGAAGTGGGGCGTGTCGACGAGACCCCCGGGGGCCACAGACAGGCCTTCACTAGGCGAGGTGGTGCTAAGGCCACTGGCTGCTCCCTCTAGGCTGCTCTCACCGAGGCTGGGAGACTTCAGCGCTCTCCATGCGTCTGCAACTAGACCAGCAAAGATGTGTGTTAGGCattacaaaactaaaaacattgtttgtaaataaaataagcaagatattattattatcgacAATTATTAACAAAAGCCATTACCTGTAATGGGTCCGTCGTCTTCATCGAAGTCAATCCTGACTCCTCGTCCCTTCCCTCTGCTGACACCACAGCCACCACCGCGACACAGAGATATTGGCACCACACCATACACGTATGCCAGCATGATCGGAACGCCAATTCCTAAGAGCAGAAAAGggactcatcactcatcacgtCTTTGCTAATCGGTGTGGAAATAGTTCTTAAGAACAAGCTTAAAAAACATCAATCATTTGTTTAAAGCTCTATCAACATTTACTATACTACAGTTTGTTCCACTCCACTAATTAGATTTGACAAGCAGCATGAAGAGTGCTGATATGATCTATAACCGTTTTACTGTAAGTATCACTCCACTGGTCTGTGTTTGCCACATAACATTCTACTTCCTACttcaaaatgtttattacagtaGTGCTAGTGAGACCAGTGGACATGGCAAACAATactttttttacatgattttattttaaagtatgaAAGCACATCAGAGGAAGAttgaagaaaaaggaagaagggaAAGCAGTGTCATGGCTCTGTCCGTGTTCAGTAATAACCGCAGACTTGTGCTTGTTGCTTAATGACTGAATGTACTTCTTCATTCCATTATTTCCATGAAAACTTACCAACACTGACAGCAGCAATAACCGGGGCAGTGATGATTGACAAGGCTACACCACCAGTAATGGCCAGGTTTCTTCTGTGCTGGGAGTTCTTCTTCCCCTCATAATGAGCATATATCTGTtccagaaaagtaaaaaaaaaaatcatcatgaCAGTGCACATTCAGTGCAGTGTTACAGGAGGTATCAAAACATGAAGACAAGACTTCCTTTGCATACTGTAGCACTACCAACTGCGTTTAAGGGAATTCAATTTCAGGAAGTGGAGATATTACAATAATGAATGTGTATTTTGCTTAAAGCtattcatgtttatttaggATAGCGCTGACACGTCTGTGAGTGTGGGACGCTTCAGAGTTTTTTGGTAAATTCAGGGGAAGTGAGACTGTGATTATTGGTGTGCTGTGCTCGTCATTTTGGGGAAAAAGTCCAgggatttttttctgttgtcaGAGACGAAACAACGAAGATTCCCGTAAATGCAGTAAAGAGAAAAAGCTTGTAATGTGTCTAACTATAGGCTTAATGGTCATAAATTTGTTATATAGCAActtcattaaataaatttaagacAAATCCTCTATTATTCATTATATCTCACATTTTGAAGGATTTTTTTAAGCAGAGAAACATAGCCTTGTTATAAAGTTTCAGTAATGTTGGCTGATGTCCCCAAAGCCTGTACGACACAGTCAAAGGACTGAAAGGATCATTTGATAtgcttgaaaataaaaaacaataaagccATAAAAACCCCACTGTGAACAAACAAGGAAGTGTTCAGTCATATCAGTGCcaagaaataatttattattcaaatttatttcctCATGATGTCTCTGGTATTAGCAAATTCCCAGAACTCCACAATGAAGGGAGTTATTCATGGCTCTAGCATGACAGCACAAGCAGATCAGTGTCTCACCTTCCTTCCTACGTAAACCGGGATGCCGATGACCATGGCAGGCACCGCAATGCCAGCGATCAGCGTGATGCCAACCGGAGCACCGATCAGAGTGCCAAGCTGCCACAGAATCTTCTTCTTTCGACTCCATGGCTTTTTTCCCCAGAAGGTACAACCTGAtggactgaaaaagaaaaaacaaaaatcagcaTGGATTGAAACTGTATGTTGGTCAAGagggatcagagaaaacacaatgCAGTTTATGGATGTTTATGAGAAACTACTGAACATTTCTCTGAGATGATGTGATACCTGAGGTAGTGCAGGTCAGAGATTTCCTTCATACACAGCCAGCAGAACTCGCAGCCACACACAGCGCAGGTCATGTGATTACAGCTTCCGTCATTCATCTTGATGATGTAGGCACCACATCGGGGACAGGGCTTGATGTCATCAGCTGAATTGGGATTAACAGAGTTAGGTTTAATGTAAGCAGACACACAAAGAAGCTCCTGTAACAAAGTAGGCTGAGGAAGCTTTTTCCAAATGTCTGCCAGTGCAGGTTTAAACACAATCAACAGGGGTATCAGTTTTATCACACTTTTCCTCAGTGTGTTGTGAACTTACAGCCttagttacaaaaaaaataaatttaaaaggttacatttaaatcacagggtgaaataaataaataaataaataaatatatatatatatatttttttacagtaaaaacaaaGGAATCATTTAATAAAGAGTATAATATTgagtatattattttatacactaACCTGCAAAATAAAGTACGCTAATAGAGTTTCATGGAATTGGCAATATCGAATTTTAAATGCTGATGAGATGAATAGCTTGGAGTGATCTATATACGGTCAAGAAACCTATCAGATGTACAAAAGCTGAGACTAAAAGATGAGTTAGAGGAGATGGACTCACTAGGCCCTTGTTCAGTTACGTAACTGGGTGAATGATTGCTGTGTGTTCTCAGAGAAAGTGCCCTTTGCTGCCGGGCCGAGTCACACGTCTGGTTCGGATGCCAGGCCTGCTTGCAGTGGTAGCAGAACTCGGCTCCACAGCCTTCTCTGCGACATACAAGCCTGGGGCAGCTGGCACAGCCTGACGCAATGACGGCAAACCTGGCAGAAGAGACGAGAGCAGAgagtttagaaataaaaaaagcaatgcACAG
Proteins encoded in this region:
- the ndufs5 gene encoding NADH dehydrogenase [ubiquinone] iron-sulfur protein 5, whose protein sequence is MPFVDLQSRLGINLDHWILAQSGEQPYKRAARCHAFEKEWIECGHGIGHTRAKKECKLEFEDFYECMHRQKTHQRLQEIQKQRDKLIKEGSYTPPAHHTGKEEPRP
- the rnf19b gene encoding E3 ubiquitin-protein ligase RNF19B isoform X1, translated to MGSEKDSESPHSSVSGIPNPKCRGPGKKQGRISFANLFHSKRGSRRSKTNSGTPLAQQHSQQQQQLLQPPTPTAVTPDPLTADSAEPLSSSEASLGGQELHECPLCLVRQPRDQLAELQGCSHRSCLCCLRQYLRIEITESRVQLSCPECAERLAPRQVALILDDAALLEKYEEFLLRRCLASDPDCRWCPAPDCGFAVIASGCASCPRLVCRREGCGAEFCYHCKQAWHPNQTCDSARQQRALSLRTHSNHSPSYVTEQGPTDDIKPCPRCGAYIIKMNDGSCNHMTCAVCGCEFCWLCMKEISDLHYLSPSGCTFWGKKPWSRKKKILWQLGTLIGAPVGITLIAGIAVPAMVIGIPVYVGRKIYAHYEGKKNSQHRRNLAITGGVALSIITAPVIAAVSVGIGVPIMLAYVYGVVPISLCRGGGCGVSRGKGRGVRIDFDEDDGPITVADAWRALKSPSLGESSLEGAASGLSTTSPSEGLSVAPGGLVDTPHFNTLAGGALGARTGKYSRLEVQGTEIGKEGGHRETGSLGAASDCASTRGMAGSITSSYTIPDREGTNLEIQVDIETKPSHLCLTSEEDLAPRACAMAAASAEEPQDCSSHRGRVLSRSSLGLSSGGSLREGLGDVTLAQPESIRSDLETSDTQSDDIAELTSEDCDSPNPPPQPTCRAQNSTDGLHCPDNIILSV
- the rnf19b gene encoding E3 ubiquitin-protein ligase RNF19B isoform X2; its protein translation is MGSEKDSESPHSSVSGIPNPKCRGPGKKQGRISFANLFHSKRGSRRSKTNSGTPLAQQHSQQQQQLLQPPTPTAVTPDPLTADSAEPLSSSEASLGGQELHECPLCLVRQPRDQLAELQGCSHRSCLCCLRQYLRIEITESRVQLSCPECAERLAPRQVALILDDAALLEKYEEFLLRRCLASDPDCRWCPAPDCGFAVIASGCASCPRLVCRREGCGAEFCYHCKQAWHPNQTCDSARQQRALSLRTHSNHSPTDDIKPCPRCGAYIIKMNDGSCNHMTCAVCGCEFCWLCMKEISDLHYLSPSGCTFWGKKPWSRKKKILWQLGTLIGAPVGITLIAGIAVPAMVIGIPVYVGRKIYAHYEGKKNSQHRRNLAITGGVALSIITAPVIAAVSVGIGVPIMLAYVYGVVPISLCRGGGCGVSRGKGRGVRIDFDEDDGPITVADAWRALKSPSLGESSLEGAASGLSTTSPSEGLSVAPGGLVDTPHFNTLAGGALGARTGKYSRLEVQGTEIGKEGGHRETGSLGAASDCASTRGMAGSITSSYTIPDREGTNLEIQVDIETKPSHLCLTSEEDLAPRACAMAAASAEEPQDCSSHRGRVLSRSSLGLSSGGSLREGLGDVTLAQPESIRSDLETSDTQSDDIAELTSEDCDSPNPPPQPTCRAQNSTDGLHCPDNIILSV